The Rissa tridactyla isolate bRisTri1 chromosome 6, bRisTri1.patW.cur.20221130, whole genome shotgun sequence genome includes a region encoding these proteins:
- the GPR160 gene encoding probable G-protein coupled receptor 160: MAAVLCENCSGQYHYAQVNQPLEISCMLLLIIFGKVFLDFFMLQVKRRNVKVSFMGNFCVSLALLDFTLLMSILFIFYFEDFALWGVRFTKYHVCLFTQITSLIYGILHYPVYLVAGLDYYMTIAQTSQFPKRGQRLLYVFAVVVIWMSGFFCILKVPAIYEGLEIQNRFSPYQCPLYASVQSYSVSCAMVLLIGTALVACRKEVLTMLLSVRVVSFASQPVLMFSSVSNNSTCFKRQLLTRLLICFLGTWAPFVLLQIIILFLGARIPAYMEMNVPWLYFINSFLIAVAYWCRCHDVELTEEMWSTDPFVSWKFCFMPLNNENTEPADKPGTVIVIC; the protein is encoded by the coding sequence ATGGCTGCTGTTCTCTGTGAAAATTGTTCTGGTCAGTACCACTACGCCCAGGTCAACCAACCTCTGGAAATCAGCTGCATGTTGCTCCTGATTATATTCGGAAAAGTGTTCCTTGATTTCTTCATGTTGCAAGTTAAGCGAAGAAATGTGAAAGTTAGTTTTATGGGAAACTTCTGTGTTTCACTGGCACTTCTCGATTTCACGCTGCTGATGAGTatactgttcattttttattttgaggaCTTTGCACTCTGGGGTGTGCGATTTACAAAGTACCACGTTTGCCTGTTCACTCAGATAACTTCTCTTATCTACGGCATTTTGCATTACCCAGTGTATCTTGTGGCTGGTCTGGATTATTACATGACTATAGCCCAAACCTCTCAATTTCCTAAAAGAGGTCAAAGATTACTGTATGTATTTGCTGTGGTTGTTATATGgatgtcagggtttttttgtattcTGAAAGTTCCCGCTATCTACGAAGGACTAGAAATTCAGAACCGTTTTTCTCCTTATCAGTGTCCTCTCTATGCCAGCGTGCAGAGCTACTCGGTCTCCTGTGCCATGGTGCTGCTCATAGGCACGGCTCTCGTGGCTTGTCGGAAGGAAGTTCTAACCATGCTGCTATCTGTCAGGGTCGTTTCCTTTGCCAGTCAGCCTGTTCTGATGTTCTCCTCTGTGTCTAACAACAGCACTTGCTTTAAGCGGCAGCTCCTGACCAGACTTCTCATCTGTTTTCTTGGCACTTGGGCACCTTTTGTTCTCCTTCAAATTATCATTTTGTTTCTCGGTGCTCGGATTCCAGCCTACATGGAGATGAACGTCCCCTGGCTGTACTTCATCAACAGCTTTCTCATCGCAGTAGCGTACTGGTGTCGATGTCATGATGTTGAATTGACAGAGGAGATGTGGTCTACAGATCCATTTGTCAGCTGGAAATTCTGCTTTATGCCACTTAACAATGAAAACACAGAGCCAGCTGATAAGCCAGGCACAGTAATTGTCATCTGTTAA